Proteins found in one Aethina tumida isolate Nest 87 chromosome 1, icAetTumi1.1, whole genome shotgun sequence genomic segment:
- the LOC109600292 gene encoding beta-glucuronidase: protein MAFIQFLLATLFCVATCEIYKGGILYPKESETREVLSLDGLWNFALPENSRPFEGFEDHWYKKSLKSLIGKDVQLMPVPSSYNDITTDANLRDYVGLVWYDRNFFVPQHWSNIGRVWIRFESVSYAAQVWINGQLVMSHEIGHLPFHTEITNYLKYGKENRVTVACDNTLLADTIPQGKVGELDTGRLIQTYTFDFFNYAGIHRPVKLYTTPKSYIDDISVESFIRDNKAWLEYNVTLINAQNMSCRVSLVDKTNKIVATNLDSETQGILRVDSPNLWWPYLMHPEPGYLYNFQVELYDDHCGQLIDKYVQRVGLRSISWTNTSLLINNHPVYLHGFGRHEDSDIRGKGLDLPLIIRDYNLIKWVGANAYRTSHYPYAEEIMDLADEYGIMIIDECSAVNTEFFLETLLAKHKISLSELIKRDKNRPSVIMWSVSNEPRTQYAQAKDYFRQVIEHVKTLDRSRPTTIVEAQSASVVQSSQYVDIISFNRYNGWYSNGGNLDVIPTYVIQEARQWHEKFKKPVIIQEYGGDTLEGLHFTPSYIWSEEYQVELMSKHFQAFDALRKENFFIGEFIWNFADFKTAQTYTRVGGNKKGIFTRNRQPKASAHHLRRRYWALAKEYNSNVTLPSDLDNYIISTHDEL, encoded by the exons atggcATTTATCCAATTTTTGTTGGCGACATTATTTTGCGTCGCCACGTGCGAAATCTACAAAGGTGGTATATTATATCCCAAGGAATCGGAAACTAGGGAAGTTTTGTCTTTGGATGGACTGTGGAATTTCGCTTTGCCTGAAAATTCCAGGCCGTTTGAAGGATTCGAGGACCACTGGTAcaagaaaagtttaaaaagt cTAATTGGAAAAGATGTACAATTGATGCCAGTACCTTCGAGCTACAACGATATAACGACGGATGCGAACCTGAGAGACTATGTTGGGCTGGTGTGGTACGACCGAAACTTCTTCGTTCCGCAACACTGGTCGAATATCGGAAGAGTTTGGATAAGATTCGAATCGGTCTCTTATGCTGCCCAAGTG TGGATTAACGGCCAATTAGTCATGAGTCATGAAATTGGACATTTGCCATTCCACACTGAAATAACGAATTATCTTAAGTACGGGAAGGAAAACCGTGTGACTGTGGCCTGCGATAATACTCTGCTCGCAGATACGATTCCGCAAGGAAAAGTCGGTGAATTAGACAC TGGCCGATTAATCCAAACCTACACGTTTGACTTCTTCAATTACGCTGGAATCCATAGGCCAGTTAAACTTTACACCACACCAAAGAGTTATATCGATGACATATCTGTTGAATCTTTCATAAGAGACAATAAAG CATGGTTGGAATACAACGTCACCCTGATAAACGCCCAAAACATGTCGTGCAGAGTAAGCCTGGTTGACAAGACAAACAAGATCGTAGCCACCAATTTGGACAGTGAAACTCAAGGAATATTAAGAGTGGATTCCCCAAATTTGTGGTGGCCTTACCTTATGCATCCTGAACCAGGctatttatataactttcaa GTGGAGCTCTACGATGATCATTGCGGACAACTGATAGATAAATACGTCCAGCGAGTAGGTTTAAGAAGTATCAGCTGGACTAATACTTCTTTACTTATTAACAACCATCCGGTGTATTTACACGGTTTCGGTAGGCATGAGGACTCCGACATTCGAGGAAAAGGTTTAGATCTACCGTTGATTATAAGAGATTACAATTTAATCAAATGGGTTGGAGCCAATGCTTACAGAACGTCCCACTATCCTTATGCTGAAGAGATCATGGATCTCGCTGATGAATATGGAATCATGATCATTGACGAATGTTCTGCTGTTAATACAGA GTTCTTCTTGGAAACGCTGCTGGctaaacacaaaatttcgTTATCGGAATTAATCAAAAGAGACAAGAACAGACCTAGTGTAATCATGTGGTCAGTTTCTAACGAACCTAGGACTCAATATGCTCAAGCTAAAGACTATTTTAG acaaGTTATAGAACATGTAAAGACTTTGGATAGATCTCGACCAACAACAATTGTAGAGGCGCAAAGTGCAAGTGTGGTACAATCG tcCCAATATGTTGACATTATAAGTTTTAACCGATACAATGGTTGGTATAGTAATGGCGGAAACTTAGATGTCATCCCAACTTATGTGATTCAAGAGGCTAGACAATGgcatgaaaaattcaaaaaaccaGTTATCATCCAGGAATATGGAGGCGATACTTTGGAAGGCTTACATTTT ACACCCAGTTATATTTGGTCCGAGGAATATCAGGTGGAATTGATGTCCAAACATTTCCAGGCTTTTGATGCTTTAAGAAAGGAAAATTTCTTTATAGGGGAATTCATATGGAATTTCGCCGACTTCAAAACTGCCCAGA ctTACACCAGAGTCGGTGGAAACAAAAAAGGCATCTTCACTAGAAACAGACAGCCCAAAGCCAGTGCTCATCATTTAAGAAGAAGATATTGGGCTTTAGCTAAAGAGTACAACAGCAACGTTACACTGCCATCAGATCtcgataattatattatttcaacccATGACGAACTgtga